The genomic interval AAGTAGCTCCTATACCGATAAGATCCACTCCCTTCTTTGTAGTGTATCCCTGAAAGTTCCTCCAAAGAGTCCCATCTCTCTGGGCTATAGCGAGTTCGTCATCAGGTTTGGCGAAGTGATCCATACCTATAAAGACGTACCCTGCCTCCTGAAACATGTCTATGGTCATTTCAAGTATCTTGAGTTTGTCCTCAGGTGGAGGCAGTGTCAAAGGATCTATCTTTCTCTGAAGAGGTTTTATCCAAGGTACGTAAGCAAAATTAAATACAGCAACTCTGTCAGGATCCAGGGCTATGGTTTTCTCTATTGTCTTTTTAAACTTCTCGGGTGTTTGATAAGGAAGTCCGTAAATGAGATCTATGTTTATACTCTTAAAATCCAGATCCCTCAGCTTTTTCATTACATCCTTCATAAGATCCTCAGGTTGGATTCTGTTTATAGCCCTTTGTACTTCTTCATCAAGGTCCTGAAGCCCCATACTGATCCTGTTAAAACCTACTTCTCTAAAGGTCTCAAGCTGACTCTCTGAAAGGTACCTGGGATCTATCTCAACGCTTATTTCGGCATGATCATCAACGGTAAAGTTCCCCCTTATCTTGCCGAAAAGTTCCCTTATCTCCCTATCGGTGAGGAAATTTGGAGTTCCTCCACCCCAATGCAGTTGAATCACCTTTCTGGAAGTATCTATGTATGATCTCAGTGCCTCCATTTCTCTGTATACGTAATCAAGATACCTTTTGGTTACATCCTTTCTGTGAGATATGATCACGTTACACCCACAGAACCAACACGCACTTTCACAAAAAGGTATGTGTAAGTATAGGGACAAGGGTCTACCTCTTTCATTGCTCTCAAGTAGCTTTCTTACATAATCCTCTTCCCTGATCCCTTCGTGAAACTCCGTAGCAGGTGGATAGCTCGTATATCTTGGTCCTGGTCTATCATACTTCTCTATTAGCTTTTTGTCAAAAATCGCTCTCATCGTAGATTTAAATATATATACTTTCTTTTAGGAGGTGAAGGAATGC from Hydrogenobacter sp. carries:
- the hemN gene encoding oxygen-independent coproporphyrinogen III oxidase; its protein translation is MRAIFDKKLIEKYDRPGPRYTSYPPATEFHEGIREEDYVRKLLESNERGRPLSLYLHIPFCESACWFCGCNVIISHRKDVTKRYLDYVYREMEALRSYIDTSRKVIQLHWGGGTPNFLTDREIRELFGKIRGNFTVDDHAEISVEIDPRYLSESQLETFREVGFNRISMGLQDLDEEVQRAINRIQPEDLMKDVMKKLRDLDFKSINIDLIYGLPYQTPEKFKKTIEKTIALDPDRVAVFNFAYVPWIKPLQRKIDPLTLPPPEDKLKILEMTIDMFQEAGYVFIGMDHFAKPDDELAIAQRDGTLWRNFQGYTTKKGVDLIGIGATSIGMLYDGYFQNYKTIRDYYIAIDAGRLPIMKGYLLTYEDLIRREVIMDLMCHFSCSFEKIESMFGINFEEHFERELCELKEMESDGLLTVKDKKITVMPEGRLLIRNIAMVFDEHIKNKKELRFSRTI